One part of the Malus sylvestris chromosome 2, drMalSylv7.2, whole genome shotgun sequence genome encodes these proteins:
- the LOC126612375 gene encoding uncharacterized protein LOC126612375 isoform X3: protein MVHNSNRLQSLTLYKCSSPLSFLTNGLPTTLTSLSITDCKKLEFPSREMMAKLTSLQSLRLSNSCERKGLSICNCSLWKLLSSLDLLLAWCLLIEYWRSIKTQISTPHFTSSNSIEVGYCRLRLQLDQRSTTLLLSCRRLLLGRI, encoded by the exons TGCACAACAGCAATCGTCTTCAAAGTTTGACTTTATATAAATGTTCCTCACCCTTGTCGTTCCTTACAAATGGTCTGCCCACCACGCTGACATCACTGAGCATAACAGATTGCAAGAAATTAGAATTCCCATCACGTGAGATGATGGCCAAATTGACTTCCCTTCAGTCTTTGCGTCTATCCAACAGCTGTGAACGCAAAGGCTTGAGTATTTgca ATTGTTCTCTTTGGAAGCTTCTTTCCAGCCTTGACCTTCTTCTTGCCTGGTGCCTTCTCATTGAGTATTGGAGGAGCATTAAAACACAG ATCTCCACCCCACATTTCACTAGTTCAAATTCCATAGAAGTTGGTTATTGCAGATTGCGTCTACAATTAGATCAGAGATCAACTACTCTTTTGTTATCCTGCAGAAGATTGCTTTTGGGAAGGATCTGA